The following coding sequences are from one Chaetodon trifascialis isolate fChaTrf1 chromosome 24, fChaTrf1.hap1, whole genome shotgun sequence window:
- the plaat1l gene encoding phospholipase A and acyltransferase 2: MGLRNSCPKLFPGDIVEYPRNKYFSHFAVYYGEKDGVPYVAHLTCRDSDAKLPLFGRALRSEVKLDPLELLGKKYKVSNMLDDSFPARDFHGVVKPAIDDMMGREVTFDILFHNSEHQATLFRYGVKKSEQIEKVYKHIMPAWKKLFEEKKL; the protein is encoded by the exons ATGGGTCTG AGGAACTCCTGCCCCAAGCTGTTCCCGGGGGACATCGTGGAGTATCCCAGGAACAAATACTTCTCTCATTTCGCCGTGTACTACGGCGAGAAGGACGGCGTTCCCTACGTGGCTCACCTGACCTGTCGAG ATTCGGACGCCAAGCTGCCGCTCTTTGGCCGAGCTCTGAGGTCGGAGGTCAAGCTGGATCCGCTGGAGCTGCTGGGGAAAAAGTACAAG GTCAGCAACATGCTGGACGACTCGTTCCCAGCCAGAGATTTCCACGGCGTGGTGAAGCCCGCCATCGACGACATGATGGGGCGCGAGGTGACGTTCGACATCCTGTTTCACAACAGCGAGCACCAGGCAACGCTCTTCAGATACGGAGTGAAGAAGTCTGAGCAG ataGAGAAGGTCTACAAACACATCATGCCGGCCTGGAAGAAGCTGTTTGAGGAGAAAAAACTGTGA